The DNA segment GTGTCTGAACAGCACTTGCACAATTGCCTGTCCAATTAAGTTTCTATGTTTCACAAGGAGGGTCGGGCCGCCGCATACCGCTGCATGTCATTTGTGATAATTACAAGGAGGCTGCAACATAATACTGTCATCTTTCTTGGGGTTGGTCTGTTCTAGACCCCGGGAGATTTAACGTCAGGGACAGGTGCTTTAACTTGGAGGATTAATTTTTGTTgcacttcttttttttcatcatttaaacatttttttgagattaaagttttaaattattaaaatgattggCTCCTTTGCCGCCGGAATATCCAAATAATGTAAGGAGGGAACACGTGTGCAAACACACGATGATTTTTTGtccaaccccccccccccccccccagaactattgattaaatatatgttcatacccccacccacccacccacccccccccccaaaaaaaaaaataaaaaataaaaaaataaaaataaaaaaaaataaaaaatggttggTTTACCTCAAACCTTGACAATCTCGAAACAACACACTTCAGACATTATGAAAGACCTTGCCAATCGCTAATAAGGCAACGTTCCACAATCTCCCGTGTCCTTGCGTCAATGGTTTAACCGCCACTGGCTACATGCGCGATATTGGAGCTCGGGTTCTTTTGCAGGAAATTAATTTCTTGTCCTGTTTGCGACATTTTGTTGGATAAACATTTACTCTCCACACAGAAAACGTTTCCATTGtgaattattgaaacatattgCCCCTAGATATGTTTTCTTATTTGCTAAGTGTCGGAAGCTGTCGCGATCATAAGATTGTCCTTTGTCTTCATTGGAACGTCTCCGTCCACAAGAAATAATGACgcattttgtttcttttgcttTCCAGGATAACTTCAAGATGAATGATGTccaattttaccaaataaatgaGATTTTTGACAAACTTGACCTTAACCTGAACAATCTATCACAAGTGAACATGTCGGACAACGTTTCGTTGGTACTTTCCTCTTGTTCAAACTGTAATGGTGACACACATGCGGGAATTCATGTACATTCGTTTTTGTCTTGTCTCTCTTATGGTAATATAGTCTGCTGCAAACCCCAAAATGTTTGAAGGCCAAGGTCACATTTATGGTCAACTAGTGTTTTGTTCTTTGTCGTATTCGAACGTTACGAACTAGTTCACAGAGGTTCTTGAAGAACTCGACAAACGAATGTTTGTCGTATGAATAAGATGGGTCTCCTTTATTTAAGGTTCAAGATATATCAACTATTATAAGGATGTGTGACTGGGAACACAATTTGCAGGTTCGCCACACTAAAAGATATGCTTGGCAAGTGCGTTATACCAATAACGTTCTATTGTTTAATACCTTTTCTGTCATTGGGCATTGACAATTTCTCGCCTCTGCACATTTTCAGCTAACAAGCCTCTGGCTCTTACAACGACGGTAATGGTAGTGCTAAGAGGCCAGCCGTTCTGGATTCCTGcctaaatataattttctgACTTCTTCATGTAACGAATCATTGGTTCAGTTTAGGTCTACAGTGACTGCCAATGTCATATAAGTCACGATTCGTAATGTATACTCATTTCCTTGTATCTAATATCAAACCTTTCAATCTGTAGTCCTCTATGTAGACCTTATAACGATAACAAAACAGCGTGTGGGGGTATGAACCAGATTCATTGATATCAGCTGTGATACCATAGGGTTTAATCTGTATTTTTACCCTTTGTTTAGTATAATATCGTGCTACATTCAAAGttagaataatattttatatggtTCAACGCATTACAATTAAGAAACCTTTAGATGACACCGATTAATAATCTCACATCTTCATACATATTCCGTTGTCCATGCTATTTACTAAAAATGTCCAGAATGGCAATGGTATATAACTACATCATTGAATGCCGGTTAAAAGTGCCAACTCATGCCAATGGTATTTTATAACAAAGAAATAGTTTGTAAAGTAATTTATCGTACATAAAAATGATCGTGAgttcaatattaaaaagtaaaaaactattttaaaaaggatataaaatcatacaattatgtcctgtttcctttttaaaacaacatgaaaaatagtcaaaacgtaAGTGATAGCAGAATGAACCCATAATTTTAGATAAATCCagatatttcttgattttaaaagcttagtaaatttcattttacaattgTAATGCCCCAAACCAGCTCGCTATCCGAATTCTTGCGCGAGGCATCATTATCTCAGATCTCCGAACTTCTCGAAAACTCAAAACAGAAGATTGACGATATCTTCGCAAAAAAGCACCAAAGATAAGGGACTTCAACGAATTATATGATGAAATAGACATAAACACACTAAACTTAACACCGCCCCTACATCACAATGTTAGCTGGTCTAGCTGGTGGCCTTCATGGACGGCCGATGACTGCTTGCAGTCCTGATAATAGACGGCATGGTATCGCTGCTGGAGGCGTGCAGGGTCACCGTTGTCCGCTCCCTCCGCCAGTCGGGCTGGTACTGGTCCGAGTACATCCGGAATATCGTCGTCATATCCGGCGGGATGGCAGATTTCGTCCGTCGGCGGGAAAACGCCATAAGCTTTGCGGTGGAAGGGTGGACGATTTTCACAGGCTTCTGTTTCTTTGCCCAGCCGTGGGCCTCCGCGTTGCTAATTTCATTTAGAACCAACTGTCGAGCGTCTTGTCCTTCGTAGAAAGTCTCACTGCGTGCTATTTCGAAATCGTCTAATCCTCTCGCCCAAGTGTTCAGTAAATTGTGCGGCGTAGTATGCTTACATATAGGTGTAAAAGGCCGCTGGTACATGGTAGACTCCCTAGAGAACGCCGGAGCACTTGGCGGTGACGGGAGACGCTTTGCGGGAAGGGCAACCTGGCGGCTGCTTTTTTGAGCCCACTCGTTGGCGCTTAAGTAAGTCTCCTCGTCCCTGAGGGCCGGAGACGCCTGTCCGTTGGTCAGCAGATAATGTGCAGAAACAAAGTGACCATTTCTACACGCTACTAAAAGCCCTGTATAACCCATATTGTTTCTTACGTCAATATCCAGTCCGAATTTAACATACAGTTCGCTGAGCAGCTTAACGATATTCGGGTTGCCACTAGCAGCAGCATGGTGCAACGGCGTGTTTCCGTCGTTATCATCGTCGTCGATGTAAAGAATATCCTTTCGCAGTATTTCATCAACAATCTTCTCTCGCCCGGCCATGCAAGCCATGGACAGAGCAGTCCTGCCCATTTTGTCCTTTAGACCAACATTGGAGCCCGCCGTTATAAATATTTTCGCCATCTTGGCTCCAGCTTCTTCGTCGATCATTGACGTCAACATGAGCGGCGTACGTCCGTAAACGTCCTTGATGTTGACGTTAACGCCATGTTTCTCCACGAGGAGACGGACCTGGTGAAGCCGCGCATCAAGCACCGCCTGGTGCAGAGCAGTCTTTATCAGACGTTTGGGGATCGGGGGAGGGGATACCGGAAGTACTGTGTGCGACATCTGGAAATATACAAGCGTGAACTAAGTGAACATGAGAACAGAACACTTATAACGATCATGTACGACCTGCAATGACGATAACTGCCGCGCATTATATGCAGGCAAATGATGACATGCAAATAATATTtcgagaaaaataaaataaacgtcaCCCAAACAAATCGCATTCCTTTCATTGTTACAAATCAATTCTAAAGTCCCTTCGCAGGTTATATTCAGGTTCGTATGGGAAAGAAAATGTTTCGTTATGTGTTTCACACCAACAAAGAGAACTCCTagatttgaataaatgtttgttaaaatccATGTAATCAATGGAGAATTCGACGGtctaaataacttctatacgcTTTATATATCTCAGCGTAATATTGGATCCgagtatttaatttaaaatgtcaaaaagtcgTCCATAATTTCTGCTTTATTTCTCcctttttcaaaaagaaaaggTAACAATTTATGTCGTTTGGTACCGAAGATGACAATGTTCAATAGAAACTGTCTTCTGTCTTACCGGACGTTTCGGTAATTTTGGTGTAGTTGATGTGGATCTCTTAATGTCGGTATCGTCGGGGAAATAGTTCCCCTGCATCCGGATAGTCTTCACAAACCCACCCCCTGCCGTCGGCACTGGCTCCGTCATTGTTACACTGTCTTACAACTTAAATTCCAACAACAGTTCTATGCTTTCAATTTAAGGCATCAGCCATGATATCGAATTCAgcaaaaaacacaatcaattcgatattcatatataactgtagtctttttttttattctacaaaaaaaacactgtttctTTCTCAGCTTATCTCCTATGTCTGTCAATTGAGTAGGATAAAAACTACTGGTAATtccttttttgtcaaatttgatgaatgtTAATTTAGTCGGCTATATTgcattatcattcaaaataaagatCACTATCTTTGGTATAAAAATCCATTTCCTTCGTATATTGAAACGTtcaattgattttcatttaaacaaattgcaAATCTTTATAGCAAATTTGTCATTAACGAATTACAAGATAAATCGTTGTAGATCTTAGCAGACATTTAAACTTCATGCCATTCATTGCGTTAAATTGTCAGCGTTTAAAGATCTgttagaaatataaacaaaggaATTAGTCTTCCCCATGCTGTGATATCTACCTAAAAACCTAAGAGCCAAAAACCTACACAAGCATGTCTTTTTGATTAATCAAATCTTTTACAAATCACAGTGTTGGATATACAAAGTCTTGTTAGGCACTCTCTTGAAAACAATCTATATCCATTATGAAACCATTCAGACTTTGAAAATTCAGAAGAGTATTTTGCATAATTGGTATTAAGTGTTTATTTGCTGCACCGCGCAATAAACTTATGACTTAGGGTTAAGCAACTCATTTACTTCAAAATCCTAGGATTAATATTCTATGAATATATATTGTCGAATACTAATAAAACAGTAGGGATTACAGTTCAATAAATCCGAATTAAAGACATCGCAATTAAGcagatttaatttattttcatttctttttaatgcGGGAAATTCGTTTTAAGTATTGAGAATGGCGCAAATATTTATTCGACAACTTGGCGACATAAGCTTAAGCTAAAATACACTTAGATGACGAATTGGGGGACATtctacaaacaaaaacatatttaatactGTTCTTCGAAACTTGTGGGTCTAAATGCAACAAGTAATCATATCAGTTACTTGTTGGTCGTTTCGTTTAATATCGTCATACAAACTAATCAGGAACattaacacatgtataaaaCTCGAAAATATAACCTACCGCAGATAAAACATTAGGTTTTTTTTTCTGTGCTACACATAGCGGTTAACGATACATATGTGCCATACATAGCGTGAAACGATACATATGTGCCACACATCGCGGTAAACAATACATATGTGCCACACATCACAGTAAACGATACATATGTGCAACAAATCGCGTGGAACGATACATATGTGCCACACATCGCGTGAAACAATACATATGTGCCTAACATCACAGAAAACAATACGTATGTGCCACAAATCGCGTTGAACGATACATATGTGCCACCCATCACGGTAAACGATACATTTGTGCTACACATAGCAGTTAACGATACATATGTGCCACACATCGCGGTAAACGATACATATGTGCCACACATCGCGGTAAACGATACATATGTGCCATACATTGCGTGGAACGATACATATGTGCCACACATTGCGTGAAACGATACATATGTGCCACCCATCACGGTAAACGATACATATGTGCCAAACATCGCGGTAAACGATACATTTGTGCTACACATTGCAGTTAACGATACATTTGTGCCACACATCGCGGTAAATGATACACATGTGCCACACATCACAGTAAACGATACATATGTGCCACACAACGCGGTAAACGATACATATGTGCCATATCGCGGTAAACGATACATATGTGCTACACATCTCGGTAAACGATACATATGTGCCACACATCGCGGTAAACGATACATAAGAGCCACGCATTGCTTAAAACGATACATATGTGCCACACATCGCGTGAAACGATACATATGTGCCACACATTGCTTAAAACGATACATATGTGCCACACATCGCGGTAAACGATACATATGTGCCACACATTGCTTAAAACGATACATATGTGCCACACATTACGGTAAACGATACATATGTGCCACACATTTCGTGAAACGAATAATATGTGCCACATATCGCGGTAAACGATACATATGTGCCACACATCACGTGAAATGATACATACATGCTACACATCGCGTGAAACGATACATATATGCCACACATCGCGGTAAACGATACATATGTGCCATACATCGCGGTAAACGATACATATATGCCACATATCGCGTTAAACGATACATATGTGCCACACATCGCGGTAAACGATACATATGTGCCATACATCGCGGTAAACGATACATATATGCCACATATCGCGTGAAACGATACATATGTGCCACACATCGCGTGAAACAACACATATGTGCCACACATCGCGGTACACGATACATATGAGCCACACATTGCTTAAAACGATACATAAGTGCCACACATCGCGGTAAACGATACATACGTGCCACAAATCGCGTGAAACGATACATTTGTGCCACACAGCGCGGTAAACGATACATACGTGCCACTCATCGCGGTAAACGATACATATGTGCCACACATCGCGGTAAACGATAGATATGTGCCACACATCACGATAAACGATACATATGTGCCACACATCGCGGCAAACGATACATTTGCGTCACACATCGCGGTAAACTATACATTTGTGCCACACATCACGGTAAACGATACATATGTGCCACACATCACGGTTAACGATACATATATATGGGACTTGCGCAACGTCTTTATGATctacaatattaaaaattgaattttaacgCGTTTCTTTA comes from the Mya arenaria isolate MELC-2E11 chromosome 13, ASM2691426v1 genome and includes:
- the LOC128214547 gene encoding serine/threonine-protein phosphatase 6 regulatory ankyrin repeat subunit C-like isoform X1, translated to MTEPVPTAGGGFVKTIRMQGNYFPDDTDIKRSTSTTPKLPKRPMSHTVLPVSPPPIPKRLIKTALHQAVLDARLHQVRLLVEKHGVNVNIKDVYGRTPLMLTSMIDEEAGAKMAKIFITAGSNVGLKDKMGRTALSMACMAGREKIVDEILRKDILYIDDDDNDGNTPLHHAAASGNPNIVKLLSELYVKFGLDIDVRNNMGYTGLLVACRNGHFVSAHYLLTNGQASPALRDEETYLSANEWAQKSSRQVALPAKRLPSPPSAPAFSRESTMYQRPFTPICKHTTPHNLLNTWARGLDDFEIARSETFYEGQDARQLVLNEISNAEAHGWAKKQKPVKIVHPSTAKLMAFSRRRTKSAIPPDMTTIFRMYSDQYQPDWRRERTTVTLHASSSDTMPSIIRTASSHRPSMKATS
- the LOC128214547 gene encoding serine/threonine-protein phosphatase 6 regulatory ankyrin repeat subunit C-like isoform X2, which gives rise to MKYLKKIHKKRKVLPDIMSHTVLPVSPPPIPKRLIKTALHQAVLDARLHQVRLLVEKHGVNVNIKDVYGRTPLMLTSMIDEEAGAKMAKIFITAGSNVGLKDKMGRTALSMACMAGREKIVDEILRKDILYIDDDDNDGNTPLHHAAASGNPNIVKLLSELYVKFGLDIDVRNNMGYTGLLVACRNGHFVSAHYLLTNGQASPALRDEETYLSANEWAQKSSRQVALPAKRLPSPPSAPAFSRESTMYQRPFTPICKHTTPHNLLNTWARGLDDFEIARSETFYEGQDARQLVLNEISNAEAHGWAKKQKPVKIVHPSTAKLMAFSRRRTKSAIPPDMTTIFRMYSDQYQPDWRRERTTVTLHASSSDTMPSIIRTASSHRPSMKATS